A window from Candidatus Arthromitus sp. SFB-rat-Yit encodes these proteins:
- the minC gene encoding septum site-determining protein MinC: MDSNGVKIRGIKEGLEIIFDDERYTYDKLAVELIDKMKGNLRFFRESSIKLIIDFNKIDNDILKDIREFFEKDLNVKEFTLEDKNSYYIENSTYFSGIDEGKTKFIYKTIRSGQKIFFNGNIVVIGDVNSGAEVISTGNIIILGELKGRVHSGFNGNDKTIIAAFKLSPEILQISDIVSTSPDGDNPRYPEVAKLKNGCIEVEPYSINKYVY; this comes from the coding sequence ATGGATAGCAATGGAGTTAAAATTAGGGGTATTAAAGAAGGATTAGAGATAATATTTGATGATGAAAGATATACATATGATAAATTAGCTGTTGAGTTAATAGATAAGATGAAAGGAAATTTAAGATTTTTTCGAGAATCTTCTATAAAGCTTATTATAGATTTTAATAAAATTGACAATGATATTCTTAAAGATATAAGGGAATTTTTTGAGAAGGATTTAAACGTAAAAGAATTTACATTAGAAGACAAAAACAGTTACTATATAGAAAATAGTACATATTTTAGTGGGATTGATGAAGGAAAGACGAAATTTATATATAAAACAATTAGAAGCGGTCAAAAAATATTTTTTAATGGGAATATAGTTGTGATAGGGGATGTAAATAGTGGCGCTGAAGTTATATCTACAGGTAATATAATAATTTTAGGTGAACTTAAGGGTAGAGTACATTCAGGATTTAATGGAAATGATAAAACAATAATTGCAGCATTTAAATTATCTCCAGAAATTTTACAGATAAGTGATATTGTTTCCACATCTCCGGATGGAGATAATCCAAGATATCCAGAAGTAGCTAAATTAAAAAATGGTTGTATTGAGGTAGAGCCATATAGTATAAATAAATATGTATATTAG
- the minD gene encoding septum site-determining protein MinD has product MSESIVITSGKGGVGKTTTTANIGTALASFDKSVVVVDGDTGLRNLDVLMGLENRIVYTLLDVIEGKCKLKQAIIKDKRFNSLYLLPTAQTRDKNDITTKQMQKLVNELKQDFDYVLIDCPAGIEQGFENAVIGADRAIVVVNPEITSVRDADRVIGKLDAKGLDRHQLIINKLNYSMTKKGDMLDVDDIMETLSIKLLGVVPDDKNITISTNKGEPVVLSNKSRAGNAYINIAKRLMGEEVPFMNLVESNNILKSLINIFKK; this is encoded by the coding sequence ATGAGCGAATCAATAGTTATAACGTCAGGGAAAGGTGGTGTTGGTAAAACTACAACAACTGCAAATATTGGAACTGCACTTGCTTCTTTTGATAAAAGTGTAGTGGTTGTTGATGGTGATACAGGGTTACGGAATTTAGATGTATTAATGGGATTGGAAAATAGGATTGTATATACATTACTGGATGTTATTGAAGGTAAGTGTAAGCTTAAACAGGCAATAATAAAAGATAAGAGATTTAATAGTTTGTATTTATTACCTACAGCTCAGACTAGAGATAAAAATGATATAACGACTAAACAAATGCAAAAGTTAGTTAATGAGTTAAAGCAAGATTTTGACTATGTTTTAATAGATTGTCCAGCAGGTATTGAACAAGGATTTGAAAATGCAGTTATAGGTGCTGATAGAGCTATAGTTGTAGTTAATCCTGAAATAACATCTGTTAGAGATGCTGATAGAGTTATAGGTAAATTAGATGCAAAAGGGTTAGATAGACATCAATTAATAATTAATAAGTTAAATTATTCTATGACTAAAAAAGGTGATATGTTAGATGTAGATGATATAATGGAAACTTTATCTATAAAGTTATTAGGAGTTGTACCTGATGATAAAAATATAACTATATCTACTAATAAAGGTGAGCCTGTGGTGTTGTCGAATAAATCTAGAGCTGGCAATGCTTATATAAATATTGCGAAAAGACTAATGGGAGAAGAAGTTCCATTTATGAATTTAGTAGAGAGTAATAATATACTAAAATCATTGATTAATATATTTAAGAAATAA
- the minE gene encoding cell division topological specificity factor MinE, with translation MIRLLHNRPLPKDIARDRLKVIIINDREGITPYILDIIRSEILTIISKYINIDTNKATFDLINNSYNDNKQNHSSLVAKIPLYRNSK, from the coding sequence TTGATTAGATTACTGCATAATAGACCTTTACCAAAAGACATCGCTCGAGATAGATTGAAAGTTATAATAATAAATGACAGAGAGGGAATAACACCATATATTTTAGATATAATTAGGAGTGAGATATTAACAATAATTTCGAAATATATTAATATTGATACAAATAAGGCTACGTTTGATTTGATTAATAATTCGTATAATGATAATAAACAAAATCACTCTTCGTTAGTAGCAAAAATTCCTTTATATAGAAATAGTAAGTAA
- the rodA gene encoding rod shape-determining protein RodA, with protein sequence MKHILFKFRQTRKIDFILLISVIILCLYGVINIFYATNFSSARKQLLFVVISCITLYIILFIDYSYIKKIIPIIYFFNIGLLIFTKLFSDKINGANAWIQIGNFTLQPAEFMKISLILMISKTIDESSDKINDKKYMYKLAYYILLPLISIIIQPDMGMTIVCFIMSIGVLFISGVNIKIFFAGLLLSIFSILLVWDTNLLPEYWKSRIVSFLNPSLDSMGNGLQVSQSKIGIGIGGIIGRNGNSSYVSQFVPEPQNDFIFSIIGEYWGFLGSILLLIVYVIIIIRILKIARSAKDKFGELFCIGMVFYILYSVFQNIGMTIGLIPVTGINLPFVSYGGSSILSNMIGIAIVLNINMRKQSIVFVD encoded by the coding sequence TTGAAACATATTTTATTTAAGTTTCGGCAAACTAGGAAAATTGACTTTATTCTTTTAATTAGCGTTATAATTTTATGTTTATATGGAGTAATAAATATATTTTATGCTACTAATTTTAGTTCGGCAAGAAAGCAATTATTATTTGTTGTTATATCGTGCATTACTTTATATATAATATTATTTATAGATTATTCTTATATTAAAAAAATTATTCCTATTATTTATTTTTTTAATATAGGTTTATTGATATTTACTAAATTATTTAGTGATAAGATTAATGGAGCTAATGCATGGATACAAATAGGTAATTTCACATTACAACCTGCAGAGTTTATGAAGATTTCTTTAATATTGATGATCTCAAAAACTATAGATGAGAGTAGCGATAAAATAAATGATAAAAAATATATGTATAAATTGGCATATTATATTTTATTACCATTGATTTCTATTATTATACAGCCTGATATGGGTATGACTATAGTTTGTTTTATAATGAGTATAGGAGTGCTATTTATATCCGGTGTAAATATAAAAATATTTTTTGCAGGTTTACTTTTGAGTATATTTTCTATTTTATTGGTCTGGGATACTAACTTATTACCTGAATATTGGAAGAGTAGGATTGTATCTTTCTTAAATCCTTCATTAGATTCTATGGGAAATGGATTACAAGTTTCTCAATCAAAAATAGGAATAGGTATAGGTGGAATTATTGGTAGAAACGGTAATAGTAGCTATGTTTCACAGTTTGTACCTGAGCCTCAGAATGATTTCATATTTTCTATTATAGGTGAATATTGGGGGTTTTTGGGTTCGATTTTATTGTTAATTGTATATGTGATTATAATAATTAGAATATTGAAAATAGCTCGTTCAGCTAAAGATAAGTTTGGTGAATTATTCTGTATAGGTATGGTTTTTTATATTTTGTACTCTGTATTTCAAAATATAGGTATGACTATAGGATTGATACCAGTAACTGGAATTAATTTACCTTTTGTAAGTTATGGAGGTAGTTCTATATTAAGTAATATGATAGGAATTGCTATAGTTTTAAATATTAATATGAGGAAACAGAGTATAGTTTTTGTAGATTAG
- a CDS encoding site-2 protease family protein: MLKKFLLILLHNLFIIESYEYVLFSLMAIFIHEIAHLVFLKSNRTCNIKLDYNILGFNIKLDNDGISDNKLIMTYCIGSLSNICLGILLILVQILFSVTIFEKFIIVNLIIGFINFLPAFPLDGSNILRIILFKVTNYKVSNIISIYISYLIGFGLLIYVFIFNYLIGFNINYLILCIIIFLSTSTEFNKFNKFNKFKVNNKFKVNNKFKCKVTVISFELLDRTTLIDIIKLYIKYDITIFYVVNMESEIIVLYVKDVIEYYKIYGNISILEFYKYLT, encoded by the coding sequence ATGCTAAAAAAATTTTTACTTATTCTATTGCATAATTTATTTATAATAGAAAGTTATGAATATGTATTATTTTCGTTAATGGCTATATTTATACATGAAATTGCACATTTAGTGTTTTTGAAATCAAATAGAACATGTAATATTAAGCTAGATTATAATATATTAGGTTTTAATATAAAACTAGATAATGATGGGATATCGGATAATAAATTGATAATGACTTATTGTATAGGAAGTTTATCGAATATATGTTTAGGAATATTGCTGATATTAGTACAAATATTATTTAGTGTGACTATATTCGAAAAGTTTATTATAGTAAATTTAATTATTGGATTTATTAATTTTTTACCTGCATTTCCGTTAGATGGATCAAATATACTAAGGATTATTTTGTTTAAAGTTACTAATTATAAAGTATCAAATATTATAAGTATTTATATTAGTTATTTAATAGGTTTTGGTTTATTAATTTATGTATTTATTTTTAATTACTTAATAGGATTTAATATTAATTATTTGATTTTATGTATAATTATATTTTTAAGTACATCTACTGAATTTAATAAATTTAATAAATTTAATAAATTTAAGGTTAATAATAAATTTAAGGTTAATAATAAATTTAAGTGTAAAGTTACTGTAATATCATTTGAGTTATTGGATAGAACAACATTGATTGATATTATTAAATTATATATTAAGTATGATATAACTATATTTTATGTTGTTAATATGGAATCTGAAATTATAGTATTATATGTAAAAGATGTTATTGAATATTATAAAATATATGGTAATATAAGCATTTTGGAATTCTATAAATATTTAACTTGA
- the rplU gene encoding 50S ribosomal protein L21: MHAIIETGGKQYRVKEGDTVYIEKLDLDANSSSEFNRVLAVFDDNSTKIGSPFVEGVKVKFTVVAHVKGKKIIVFKYKAKKDYRRKNGHRQPYTKIIIDKIEC, from the coding sequence ATGCACGCTATTATAGAAACGGGTGGAAAACAGTATAGAGTTAAAGAAGGAGATACTGTATATATTGAAAAATTAGATTTGGATGCAAATTCATCTAGTGAGTTTAATAGGGTATTGGCTGTGTTTGATGATAATAGCACTAAAATTGGCAGCCCATTTGTAGAAGGGGTTAAAGTTAAGTTTACTGTTGTTGCACATGTAAAGGGTAAAAAAATAATTGTTTTTAAATATAAGGCTAAGAAGGACTATAGGAGAAAAAATGGTCATAGGCAACCATACACAAAGATTATAATTGATAAAATTGAGTGTTAA
- a CDS encoding ribosomal-processing cysteine protease Prp, whose amino-acid sequence MINVELIYNEDKLFGFKVYGHSGYDVSGRDIVCAAVSSVTQSVIVGLDKVICNKFYLRIDNKKPLIHVDVSNYNEEDMEKAQILLQTFKYTLKELVDEYKDYVKIEMKEDKKDEI is encoded by the coding sequence GTGATAAATGTAGAATTGATATATAATGAAGATAAACTTTTTGGATTTAAGGTTTATGGTCATTCGGGATATGATGTATCAGGAAGGGATATTGTTTGTGCTGCAGTTTCTTCTGTTACGCAGAGTGTTATAGTTGGATTAGATAAGGTTATTTGCAATAAGTTTTATTTACGTATTGATAATAAAAAACCATTAATTCATGTTGATGTATCTAATTATAATGAAGAAGATATGGAAAAGGCACAGATACTGTTACAAACTTTTAAATATACACTAAAAGAATTAGTTGATGAGTATAAGGATTATGTAAAAATAGAAATGAAGGAGGATAAAAAGGATGAAATTTGA
- the rpmA gene encoding 50S ribosomal protein L27 encodes MKFDIQLFASKKGVGSSKNGRESHSKRLGVKRSDGQFVLAGNILMRQRGTKIHPGFNVGLGKDHTLFAKVDGVVRFETFGKDRKRASVYPIEVTI; translated from the coding sequence ATGAAATTTGATATTCAATTGTTTGCATCTAAAAAAGGTGTAGGTAGTTCTAAGAATGGTAGAGAGAGTCATTCAAAGAGATTAGGAGTTAAAAGATCAGATGGTCAGTTTGTTTTAGCTGGTAATATATTGATGAGGCAAAGAGGTACTAAAATACATCCAGGTTTTAATGTAGGATTAGGTAAAGATCATACTCTTTTTGCAAAAGTTGATGGTGTTGTGAGATTTGAGACATTTGGTAAAGATAGAAAAAGAGCTAGTGTTTATCCAATTGAAGTTACTATATAG
- the obgE gene encoding GTPase ObgE, translated as MFIDIAKIYVKSGKGGDGCVSFRREKYVPLGGPDGGDGGKGGDVVFEIDHNINTLINFKYNRKFLAENGENGGTSKCYGKDGKDVVIKVPEGTILIHSESGKVITDLSGENRRFVLLKGGKGGKGNCKFCTPTRQAPDFAEPGMPHDEMNLILELKLIADVGLIGFPNVGKSTLISKITNARPKIANYHFTTLHPNLGVVDYKGINGFVVADIPGIIEGAAKGIGIGLEFLRHIERTRVLVHILDVSGIERRDPIEDFKLINSELEEYSNDLINRPQIVVLNKSDMLYEGREKIQKIKKFLESLGFNDVFEISALTGEGLVDLVRKIKKLVDETPKVILNFEDDEMYIFEPKRFSYTISKEVNEFGDNYYLVTGSFVDRLLSTVNIYNFSSLRYFHKVLTNKGVIDELKSMGVQEGDMVRLNNFEFEFIG; from the coding sequence ATGTTTATAGATATAGCTAAGATTTATGTTAAGTCAGGAAAAGGGGGGGATGGCTGTGTTTCTTTTAGAAGGGAAAAATATGTTCCACTAGGTGGTCCTGATGGTGGTGATGGAGGTAAAGGTGGAGATGTTGTATTTGAAATTGATCATAACATAAATACTTTAATTAATTTTAAATATAATAGAAAATTTTTAGCAGAAAATGGGGAAAATGGAGGAACTTCTAAATGTTATGGCAAAGATGGTAAAGATGTTGTTATAAAAGTCCCAGAAGGAACAATTTTAATACATTCTGAAAGTGGTAAGGTTATAACAGATTTATCTGGTGAGAATAGGAGGTTTGTATTATTAAAAGGTGGTAAAGGTGGGAAAGGGAATTGTAAATTTTGTACTCCAACCAGACAAGCTCCAGATTTTGCTGAGCCTGGAATGCCTCATGATGAAATGAATTTGATTTTGGAGCTTAAGCTTATCGCTGATGTTGGATTGATTGGATTTCCTAATGTTGGAAAATCAACTTTAATTTCAAAGATAACTAATGCTAGACCTAAAATTGCTAATTATCATTTTACAACATTACATCCAAATTTGGGAGTTGTTGACTATAAAGGCATAAATGGATTTGTTGTTGCAGATATTCCAGGAATAATTGAAGGGGCAGCAAAGGGTATTGGTATTGGATTAGAATTTTTAAGACATATTGAGAGAACTAGGGTACTTGTACATATATTAGATGTTTCAGGAATTGAGAGAAGGGATCCTATAGAAGATTTTAAGCTTATTAATAGTGAACTTGAGGAGTATAGCAATGATTTAATTAATAGACCTCAAATTGTTGTTTTAAATAAAAGTGATATGTTGTATGAAGGGAGAGAAAAAATTCAGAAAATTAAGAAATTTCTTGAATCTCTTGGATTTAATGATGTGTTTGAAATTTCTGCACTAACTGGAGAGGGACTAGTAGATTTAGTTAGGAAAATAAAGAAATTGGTTGATGAAACACCAAAGGTTATTTTGAATTTTGAAGATGATGAAATGTATATTTTTGAACCTAAAAGGTTTAGTTATACTATTTCAAAAGAAGTTAATGAATTCGGTGATAATTATTATTTGGTTACTGGAAGTTTTGTTGATAGGTTGCTTAGTACTGTGAATATTTATAATTTCAGTTCACTTAGATATTTTCACAAGGTTCTTACTAATAAGGGGGTAATTGACGAACTTAAGTCTATGGGAGTACAGGAAGGCGATATGGTTAGATTAAATAATTTTGAATTTGAATTTATAGGATAA
- the nadD gene encoding nicotinate-nucleotide adenylyltransferase, producing the protein MFELKIGVLGGTFNPVHNGHINIANKIYNKFRLDKVLFLLNKIPPHKDCKDILSDDVRLEMLKRAIKCYDYFDIEYYELKNDYVSYTYESLEYLKNCFGNSELFFIIGSDNLINFGNWKKIDSIFKSAVIVVYLRDNNHLERILDIKNYYKYTYDAHIEIFLGDIIDVSSTEVREKITKGEDIFKLVPNSVYDYIISKKLYLE; encoded by the coding sequence GTGTTTGAATTGAAGATAGGGGTTTTAGGTGGTACATTTAATCCAGTACATAATGGACACATCAATATAGCTAATAAAATATATAATAAATTCAGGTTAGATAAAGTTTTATTTCTTTTAAATAAAATACCACCTCATAAAGATTGTAAAGATATTTTAAGTGATGATGTTAGGCTTGAAATGTTAAAAAGAGCTATTAAATGTTACGATTATTTTGATATTGAGTATTATGAGTTGAAAAATGATTATGTATCTTATACGTATGAAAGCCTGGAATATTTAAAAAATTGTTTTGGTAATAGCGAATTATTTTTTATAATTGGTTCGGATAATTTAATTAATTTTGGAAATTGGAAGAAAATTGATAGTATATTTAAAAGTGCAGTGATTGTGGTTTATTTGAGAGATAATAACCATCTAGAGCGTATTTTAGATATTAAAAATTATTATAAATATACTTATGATGCGCATATAGAGATTTTTTTGGGAGATATAATTGATGTATCTTCAACTGAAGTTAGAGAAAAAATCACTAAGGGTGAGGATATTTTTAAACTTGTGCCAAATAGTGTTTATGACTATATTATTTCAAAAAAATTGTATTTGGAGTGA
- the yqeK gene encoding bis(5'-nucleosyl)-tetraphosphatase (symmetrical) YqeK yields the protein MDFLAIDRYLKKSLNNFRYEHTLRVVDMGMILCDKFFCCDREKIKAACYFHDAGKNLKEDVILEIILNEGYEPNEYELENIHIFHGFASMVIARDKFNVRDVEILNAIKNHVTGVENMSDIDKIVFLSDFFEMGRDFERVHKSRDAALIDLNLDKAMLLAYDSIISELLTRGRFIHENTIRARNFILRTGEGIL from the coding sequence ATGGATTTTTTAGCTATTGATAGATACTTAAAGAAGAGTCTTAATAATTTCAGATATGAACATACTCTAAGAGTTGTTGATATGGGTATGATTTTATGTGATAAATTTTTTTGTTGTGATAGAGAAAAGATAAAGGCTGCTTGTTATTTTCATGATGCAGGAAAGAATTTGAAAGAGGATGTAATTTTAGAAATTATACTCAATGAAGGTTATGAGCCTAATGAATATGAACTTGAAAATATACATATTTTTCATGGATTTGCTTCTATGGTGATTGCACGAGATAAATTTAATGTAAGAGATGTTGAAATATTAAATGCTATTAAGAATCATGTTACAGGTGTGGAGAATATGTCTGATATTGACAAAATTGTATTTCTTTCAGATTTCTTTGAAATGGGGAGAGATTTTGAGAGAGTTCATAAATCGAGAGATGCTGCTTTGATTGATTTAAATTTGGATAAGGCTATGTTACTTGCCTATGATTCTATAATTAGTGAGCTTTTAACAAGAGGAAGATTTATTCATGAAAATACTATAAGGGCAAGGAATTTTATTTTGAGAACTGGTGAAGGGATATTATAA